GTTCGATGGTGTCGATATGAGCGACCCCGCCAATGTCTCACTCGACGATGTACTGGCGGTACTCAAACCCTAAAAGCCCGCATCCCCACGGAGCCGAAGCCGGATGAGCCAGCCGACGAATCGTCGGCTGGCGCGTCATGGCCCCGCGCAGTCTGTTCAACCAGCGCCCGGCCGAAGCCATGGACCGCCAGATTACGGAAAGCCGAGTAAGCCTCACATCATGACTGAACAGGCGAATCCGACGTCCCGAGAGCGGCTGCTGGAGGCAGCGGCCACGCTCGCCTACCGCGACGGCGTCACTATCAGCGTCGAGGCGTTGTGCAAGGCGGCGGGGGTGTCCAAGCGCTCGGTGTACCAGCTGTTCGAGAGCAAGGGCGACCTGCTGGCGGCGGGCCTGGAGCGGCGAGCCGCTTCCTACGCCGCCCGTCTCCTGCCTGAGGCAGGAGACGGGCTTTCCGCCCGGGGGCGGATCCTGCATGTCTTCGAGCAGTTGGAGTCGCAGGCGGGGGCGCCGGAATTCCGGGGCTGTGGGTACCTGGCTGTGCAGATCGGCCTGAGGGATCAGCGCCACCCCGCCAGCCGGGTGGCCCACCGGGTCAAGGGGAACCTGATGGCCTTTTTCCGTGCCGAGGCCGAACAGGGCGGGGTGAGCGATCCGGGACGTCTGGCCCGGCAGCTGATGGTGGTCTTCGATGGCGCCAGCGCCCGTGCGGGGATCGGCGCCGACAAGCTGACGGGGCTCGTCGCGCCCATGGCGGCCTTCCTGCTCGATGCGGCAGGCATGCGCTGACGCATCGCCTTTGGAGCTCCCCGGGCAGACGGATGCGCGTTGCGATGGAGCGTCGACAAACCTCCCTCCCGGCTCAACGGGAGGAAGGCGCAGGGCTCCGGCCGCACAGGTTCAACCCGT
The DNA window shown above is from Streptomyces sp. NBC_01451 and carries:
- a CDS encoding TetR/AcrR family transcriptional regulator, encoding MTEQANPTSRERLLEAAATLAYRDGVTISVEALCKAAGVSKRSVYQLFESKGDLLAAGLERRAASYAARLLPEAGDGLSARGRILHVFEQLESQAGAPEFRGCGYLAVQIGLRDQRHPASRVAHRVKGNLMAFFRAEAEQGGVSDPGRLARQLMVVFDGASARAGIGADKLTGLVAPMAAFLLDAAGMR